One Hordeum vulgare subsp. vulgare chromosome 4H, MorexV3_pseudomolecules_assembly, whole genome shotgun sequence DNA window includes the following coding sequences:
- the LOC123447092 gene encoding flavonoid O-methyltransferase-like protein Os11g0303600, giving the protein MAAQAPTMAVPTDAQLIQAQADLWRHSLCHLRAIALRCAVQLGIPTAIHRLGGTTSVSDLVTALSLPQSKMPYLGRVLRLLAASGALASPKEGTYSLVPLSYLLVDGVFIDGEASQKAIVLTTTSRHYIEAALGLADWFKKDIAPPPSPFEDVHGATLFEESMALLDPESDKMFHEALAAHDHLGIGTILRECHDLFKGVQSLTDCCGGDGTTARAIVKAFPHIKCNVLDLPKVIEKVPSDGIVNYVAGDLFHAIPPAQVLMLKLVLHFWSDEDCINILSQCKKAIPSREMGGKVIVIDIVVGSSSKEILETELLMDMLMLVCTKGRQRDENDWSTIFTKAGFSDYKIVKKLGARGIIEVYP; this is encoded by the exons ATGGCAGCTCAAGCTCCAACCATGGCAGTCCCCACCGATGCCCAACTGATTCAGGCGCAGGCGGACCTATGGCGCCATAGCTTGTGCCACCTCAGGGCCATAGCACTCAGGTGTGCTGTCCAGCTCGGCATCCCTACTGCGATTCACCGACTCGGTGGCACAACCTCAGTGTCCGATCTTGTCACCGCATTGTCCCTACCACAATCTAAGATGCCATATCTTGGCCGTGTCTTGCGGTTGTTGGCCGCGTCAGGCGCCTTAGCGTCCCCTAAGGAGGGGACCTACTCCCTCGTCCCGCTATCATACCTCCTGGTGGATGGTGTATTCATTGATGGTGAGGCTAGCCAGAAGGCCATTGTGCTTACCACGACCTCAAGACATTACATAGAGGCGGCCTTAGGGCTAGCTGACTGGTTCAAGAAGGACatcgcaccaccaccatcaccatttgAGGATGTTCATGGTGCCACACTCTTCGAGGAGAGTATGGCGCTCCTTGACCCAGAGTCAGACAAGATGTTCCATGAAGCTTTGGCTGCCCATGACCATTTGGGGATAGGCACTATATTGCGGGAATGCCATGACTTATTTAAGGGGGTCCAGTCACTCACCGACTGTTGTGGTGGTGATGGAACGACAGCTAGGGCCATTGTCAAGGCCTTCCCGCATATCAAGTGCAATGTGTTGGACCTTCCGAAGGTGATCGAGAAAGTTCCAAGTGATGGTATCGTTAACTATGTTGCTGGTGACCTATTCCATGCCATTCCACCTGCTCAAGTTCTCATGCTTAAG CTTGTTCTGCACTTCTGGAGTGACGAAGATTGCATCAATATCCTGTCTCAATGCAAGAAGGCCATTCCGTCCCGCGAAATGGGGGGAAAGGTTATTGTTATAGATATAGTTGTCGGCTCATCATCCAAAGAAATATTAGAAACCGAACTGTTGATGGATATGCTCATGTTGGTATGTACAAAAGGACGGCAACGAGATGAAAATGACTGGAGCACAATCTTTACAAAAGCAGGATTTAGCGACTATAAGATTGTCAAGAAACTGGGAGCTCGAGGTATCATCGAGGTCTATCCATAA